One Triticum dicoccoides isolate Atlit2015 ecotype Zavitan chromosome 5B, WEW_v2.0, whole genome shotgun sequence genomic window carries:
- the LOC119312499 gene encoding protein synthesis inhibitor II-like yields MAAKMAKNVDKPLFTATFNVQASSADYVTFINGIRNKLRNPGHSSHNRPVLPPIEPNVPPSRWFHIVLKTSPASTGLTLATRADNLYWEGFKSSDGTWWELTPGLIPGATHVGFGGTYRDLLGDTDKLTNVALGRQQMADAVTALYGRTKADKTSGPKQQQAREAVTTLLLMVHEATRFQTVSGFVAGVLHPKEKKSGRIGNEMKAQVNGWQDLSEALLKTDAKPPPGKAPAKFTPIEKMGVRTAEQAAATLGILLFVQVPGGMTVAQALELFHKSGGK; encoded by the coding sequence ATGGCGGCAAAGATGGCGAAGAACGTGGACAAGCCGCTCTTCACGGCGACGTTCAACGTCCAGGCCAGCTCTGCCGACTATGTCACCTTCATCAACGGCATCCGCAACAAGCTCCGCAACCCGGGGCACTCCTCCCACAACCGCCCCGTGCTGCCGCCGATCGAGCCCAACGTCCCGCCGAGCAGGTGGTTCCACATCGTGCTCAAGACATCGCCGGCAAGCACCGGGCTCACGCTCGCCACCCGCGCCGACAACCTCTACTGGGAGGGCTTCAAGAGCAGCGACGGCACCTGGTGGGAGCTCACCCCCGGACTCATCCCCGGCGCCACCCACGTTGGGTTCGGCGGCACGTATCGCGACCTCCTCGGCGACACCGACAAGCTGACCAACGTCGCTCTCGGCCGGCAGCAGATGGCGGACGCGGTGACCGCGCTCTACGGGCGCACCAAGGCCGACAAGACCTCCGGCCCGAAGCAGCAGCAGGCGAGGGAGGCGGTGACGACGCTGCTCCTCATGGTGCACGAGGCCACGCGGTTCCAGACCGTGTCGGGGTTCGTGGCTGGAGTGCTGCACCCCAAGGAGAAGAAGAGCGGGAGGATCGGCAATGAGATGAAGGCCCAGGTGAACGGATGGCAGGACCTGTCCGAAGCGCTGCTGAAGACGGACGCGAAGCCCCCGCCGGGAAAGGCGCCAGCGAAGTTCACGCCGATCGAGAAGATGGGCGTGAGGACGGCGGAGCAGGCGGCCGCCACCCTGGGGATCCTGCTGTTCGTCCAGGTGCCCGGTGGGATGACGGTGGCCCAGGCGCTGGAGCTGTTTCATAAGAGTGGGGGGAAATAG
- the LOC119306587 gene encoding protein synthesis inhibitor II-like, whose translation MAATPVMPAKSVDKPLFTETFNVPASSADYVTFINGVRNKLGNPGHFSHNRPVLPPVEPNVAPSRWFHIVLKTSPASTGLTLASRADNLYWEGFKTSDDTWWELTPGLIPGATYLGFGGTYRDLLGYTDKLTNVALGRQQMADAVTALYGRTKADKTSGPKQQQAREAVTTLLLMVHEATRFQTVSGFVAGLLHPKAVEKKSGKISDELKAQVNGWQDLSEELLKTDAKPPPGKSLAKFTPIEKMGVRTAEQAAATLGILLFVEVPGGLTVAQGLQLFRARGGK comes from the coding sequence ATGGCGGCGACACCGGTGATGCCGGCGAAGAGCGTGGACAAGCCGCTCTTCACCGAGACGTTCAATGTCCCGGCCAGCTCCGCCGACTACGTCACCTTCATCAATGGCGTCCGCAACAAGCTCGGTAACCCGGGCCACTTCTCCCACAACCGCCCCGTGCTGCCGCCGGTCGAGCCCAACGTCGCGCCGAGCAGGTGGTTCCACATCGTGCTCAAGACCTCGCCGGCTAGCACTGGGCTCACGCTCGCCAGCCGCGCCGACAACCTCTACTGGGAGGGCTTCAAGACCAGCGACGACACGTGGTGGGAGCTTACCCCGGGCCTCATCCCCGGCGCCACCTACCTCGGGTTCGGTGGCACCTACCGCGACCTCCTCGGCTACACTGACAAGCTGACCAACGTAGCTCTCGGCCGGCAGCAGATGGCCGACGCGGTGACCGCGCTCTATGGGCGTACCAAGGCCGACAAGACCTCTGGCCCGAAGCAGCAGCAAGCGAGGGAGGCGGTGACGACGCTGCTCCTCATGGTGCACGAGGCCACGCGGTTCCAGACCGTGTCGGGGTTCGTGGCCGGCCTGCTGCACCCCAAGGCGGTGGAGAAGAAGAGCGGGAAGATCTCCGACGAGCTAAAGGCCCAGGTGAACGGGTGGCAGGACTTATCCGAAGAGCTGCTGAAGACGGATGCGAAGCCCCCGCCGGGAAAGTCGCTAGCGAAGTTCACGCCGATCGAGAAGATGGGCGTGAGGACGGCGGAGCAGGCGGCCGCCACGCTGGGGATCCTGCTGTTCGTCGAGGTGCCGGGTGGGTTGACGGTGGCCCAGGGGCTGCAGCTGTTTCGTGCGCGTGGGGGAAAATAG